TTTGAACAAAAGTTCTCAGAGCCATCAGCTTGCAAATCATTGACATGTGACGACGGGACACTTGGCCGGCGGTTGGGAGGCGGCAAAGGGTGACTGTGAGAACCTTTGTAGACTATCTCCGTTATATGACCCTTTTGAGAacgctccacctttttcttgACAGGGCAATTTGGGTGAGTGCATTTGTAGTAGCTCCTTGGGTGCTCACTGTTCTTCACTTGCTTTTGTCCATATTTTCTCCAGTTATATCCATCCTCAGCAGGTGCGATAACTGGAACTGAGGAATCTTCTTCATTTTGGTTTTCCTCACTCTCTTCTTGTTCATCAGCAGGGGAAGGATGGTCATTATCTAACATGGAATCACATGTGCTAGGTTTAACAAGATTTTCCTCAGTTTCATCCTTGGTTGCAGTTGTGTTAGCCTGAAGACTTAACTCCTGACTATAATTTGCTAAGGACTGATTTTGGTGAACAGCACTCAAACCCTGGAAAGTGCAAACTTCGTCAGGCCAATGTGTTACAATCTGACAGATGTGTTTGTGCACGTCAAATTTACAAGACAGAAAATGCAATAGTAAGGAACAGCAATGACAGAAAGTAGGTGATGGGGTAATAATATTTCAGCAAACATACCTTGTCCACAGTTGAAAAACTTGGGGGCTTAGACATCAAAATGGGCTGGAAGGAAAATGCACAATCATCGTGGAAGTAATCTTCAGCCTTCTTGGGGACCGAGGATATCATTGACTTGAAGTTATTAGGCATTAGAAATGGCAACTTGCCAGTTGTAGGAGAAGGTTGCGCCTGCAGAGATCATAAATAATTTCAGGTTCACATCACAAACAGTATAAGTACAGTAGGAAAGAGTGAACCATCTtctctattttagttttttcttttaaatttCACTTTTGCATTAAGAATCTCAAAAGTCATAAAAAGAATAAATGCCCTCCAGGCTTAGAGAATAATCCAAAGAATATTTgatctaaaaaagaaaatagtcCTACATGTTCCAATTTGTATCTGACTTCACCAAGAGCAACAATCATCTCAATAGGCATTACATAGATACTTACAATGGCATTGGGTAGAAAAACTGGTGACTCGAGAAGCTCCCTTGGACTCACACCAGGTGGTATTGTCACAGGCGACCGGATTGGCGCAGAAGAACTGACACGAGATGTGTCAATTTTCAGGACACCAAAACCGGCCCTTGCAGCCATCCTCTCCGCAAGACCTCCATGTGAGGTTGATTCCTGATTTGCCCTAAAAAGGTTTGATTCAAGCTGCAGAGGGGCTTTTGTATTTTGAACAGTTTCTTCAACGCTCGAATCAACTAAAGTTTTGCTCTTCTCAATTGCATCCAGTGGTTTGCTGCTGCCATTGTCACTGAAGATGCTGGAGAATGGACAAGAGCTGAATTCTTCGTTCAAGAAGCTTGACATCACTGTTCTTGGGCTGGGTGAAGGAAGCATCCAATCCTCCATCAATGCTCTGCGGTTGTCAGTTCCGGCCATGCTGGTGGTAATTCTAACTCTGACTGAAACTTCTAAAGCAAAGTAGCAAACCCATTGTTTTAGTTGAAACACTGAACAATCTTGTTAATAAAATCAAACAGGCGAGGTGTTTCTTATCAGCTGCGCAAAGGAAAAGCAGGGTGCCACACATGGAACATGATAGCATAGCTGGAAATAGAAACAGAATTGACTGAAGATCCAAGCACTCATTTAACATATAAACACATGAGCTCAGGATATGGACAGGTACAGATGAATGAGGAAATGGGGCAACCTTTGCACAAAGATACGTTACAAccagttttcaaaaaaaaaaaaagatacgtTACAACAACAGTAAAGACACAATGGAAATGGAGCAATTCACTGCTTAACCCAGGAGATCATATAAGAAGGTACATGATC
The genomic region above belongs to Setaria italica strain Yugu1 chromosome VI, Setaria_italica_v2.0, whole genome shotgun sequence and contains:
- the LOC101756130 gene encoding LOW QUALITY PROTEIN: probable WRKY transcription factor 2 (The sequence of the model RefSeq protein was modified relative to this genomic sequence to represent the inferred CDS: deleted 1 base in 1 codon), translated to MAGTDNRRALMEDWMLPSPSPRTVMSSFLNEEFSSCPFSSIFSDNGSSKPLDAIEKSKTLVDSSVEETVQNTKAPLQLESNLFRANQESTSHGGLAERMAARAGFGVLKIDTSRVSSSAPIRSPVTIPPGVSPRELLESPVFLPNAIAQPSPTTGKLPFLMPNNFKSMISSVPKKAEDYFHDDCAFSFQPILMSKPPSFSTVDKGLSAVHQNQSLANYSQELSLQANTTATKDETEENLVKPSTCDSMLDNDHPSPADEQEESEENQNEEDSSVPVIAPAEDGYNWRKYGQKQVKNSEHPRSYYKCTHPNCPVKKKVERSQKGHITEIVYKGSHSHPLPPPNRRPSVPSSHVNDLQADGSENFCSKPGHNTETSRAMAPNDHFQDVHSEVLEKKSSGSLTTTEIADTCVMESQEAVDVSSTLSSNEKDERATQCTIPSTYRGDDDETESKRRKMEVSAAANTTTNAIDMAAMASRAVREPRIVVQTTSEVDILDDGYRWRKYGQKVVKGNPNPRSYYKCTYAGCTVRKHVERASNDLKSVITTYEGKHNHEVPAARNSSGHPNSGSNAAPQGSNLHRRPEPAQPSIPQLNAAAAYGSLGLPPQLSAASGGFSFGLLPPGMAVPVPSLGTFMPAPIPGHPPTMQGCTGLVVPRGEVKVNLEEQSRLQVANGNAMAAYQQFMGRLPQGPQM